The sequence ATTGGATGAGCCATCGCAAGGAAACCCCCAACATTACCGCGCCACACAAAGCGCGTATCGCGAAAGCCGACGTCCGCCATAGCGGTGTTTCCACCATCCAGCGGTAATTCGCACCCTCCAGCCAACCCGCCGCAGCCAGCGCGAGGATCATCACCAGCGCGGCCGCTTGCCACAGCATCACCGAAACCCGACCGCCCAGCGCGCGCTTCGTGACAAGCACACACAGCAAGGCGCAGAACGCCGTGGTGAATCCCGCCATCGCCAGATGGGAATGCGCTACCAGCGCTTGCGTGAACTTGATGCGATCAAGGACACCGTCGTGATACATCAGGACTCCGGAAATCACCAATACACCCCACCACAGAAACATCGCCCGCAGCCAGAAGGCCGACCCACTCGGCCAGATGAATCCACGCCAATCGCGCGGCAACAACCACACCCAAGGCAGCAGCATGAGCATGGAAAAAATCTGGATCACGTCGCGGTGCGTTCCGCCGATCGCTTCCGTGATTCCGAAAACCACCCACGACACTACAAAGAACACCCATACCGGGGCATTGCTTTCCCGCGACGATTCCCCCGCCACCACTCGCGGCAAAAGCAGCATCAGCCCGACCACGAACAGCGCCGACCCCAACAGGCTCGATCCCGTCGGCCCACCCGTGGTGCGGTCGATGGGCGGATACAAGCCGGGTGAGGCAGCAAGAACCATCGACACCGGCACGACCGCCAACGCGATCAGGCCGATGAGCGTTCCGCCTTTCTTCGCGGTGCTCCACACATCCCTCCGATCCATCCATGCCGCCGCCAGCACCAGCCAGAGAACAACCTGCGCGGCCACGAACGACCACAACGCCGCGCCTTTCCAATCGAGAAAAATTTTACCGGACGTATCCCCGCCCAACCAATGCATCACCCCCACGGCAAGCGCGGCCGTCCACGCCCACACCGCCGCCGCCCCCCACGCCGCGTGAGGTGATTTATCGACCTCGTAGATGGAAAGCAGCCACGCCACCAACGGCAGCGCCGTCCAGCCGTAGAGCTGCACATTGAGATGCACCGGCACCCAGCGGCCATAAGACCAGATGCCCGCCTGAAGTCCCGGCCACATCAGCAACAGAGCCAGGTAAAGCCCCACCGCGTTTCCGAACACCAGCCAGCCCAGCGCGTGGAAAACCGATGTCGTCACCGCGTTGCGATCCCTAACAGGCTCGTCGGCGGAAAAATCCTTCTTGGAAAAGCATTCGCTCATGTGCTCGAATCCTTTCCATGAAAAGGCGACGGACGTTGGATGTATTTGATAACGTGCCTGATGATTCTATGGATGATCGAATGGATCTCAGGTTGCGCCAAACGGCCGAGGAATATGCCTCTGGAAATCATGGCACCCCCGCGAAGATCGCGATGAGCCGCATCAGAGAACGCGCTCTGAAAAGACGTTTTGAGGCACGATGAAATATGAATAGCGAGTCCGCGAAGCGGATTCTGCGGGGAGCTCACGCGCCATCGCATGTTGGCTTTGGCGCCCTCGCCGAAGCCCTGCCTGTCCCATCCCCTGCTTGCCCGCATCCTCATAGACGCCATCATGTTAAGTCCTCCATCCTGCCGTCACGCATCCGCACCGTGCGGTCGCAGCGGCTTGCGAGTTCCGCGTCGTGCGTCGCCAGCACCAGCGTCCTGCCGCGCGAACGGACAAGATCTAACAGAAGATCAAAAACCTTCCCGCGGTTGCTCTCGTCGAGTGCTCCGGTGGGTTCGTCGCAAAGAAGGATTTCCGGATCGTTCATCAGCGCGCGGCACAAGGCTCCGCGCTGGCGTTCGCCGCCGGATAGCTCCCGCACCCGTTGGCCGAGGCGATGTGCGACGCCGGTCGTCTCCGCGAGCTCGCGCAGGCGTGCCAAGCCCTCCGCGCGTTTCCCGCCCGCCGCGATCACCGGCACCATGCAGTTTTCCGCAAGGGTGAGATCCGGCATGAGATGATGCATCTGGAACACGTAGCCGATCCGGTGGCGCAGCAACCCGATGCGTGTTGCCTCGTCCACCACATCGCGCCCGGCCACACGGACGAGTCCCTTGTCCACCTCCTCCAGCCCGGAGATCACGTTGAGCAAAGTGGATTTCCCGCAGCCGGAGCTGCCACAAAGCGCGACGATCTCACCTTTCCGCACCCGCAAGGTCACGCCCTTGAGCACCTCGATGCGCCCGGCGTCGTAGCTTTTCCAGACGTCCTCGACGATGATTTCGTTCTGTTCACTCATTCGAAACGCAAGGCCTCCGCCGGTTTGAGGTTCGCGGCATACCATGCCGGGTAAAGCGCGCCCGCCAGCGCGGTGACGACCGCGAGCAGGAGCGCGCCGCCCACTTCCATCCAACCGACACGAGGCTCGATGTAGCCTTGGAGCTGAGGCACCGCGCGCGCGCATACAAAGCCACCGACACTCAATCCCCAACCAAGCGCCGTGCCGATGGCGGAGACAAGCAGCGACTCCCCGAAAATCATCCGCGCCACCTGCCCCCGCGAAAACCCGCAGACCCGCGCGATCGCCAGCTCCTTGATGCGCCCGAAGACGGAAAGGATCATCGTGTTCGTCACGCTCAAACCGCCTAACAGGAACGCGCATCCGCCCACCACCCAGGCCGTGGTTTTCATGATCCTGAACTGCGAATAGCTGCGGCTGAACTCCTCGTTCTCCAACGCGGTGAGCCGACCGTGGTTCTGTTCCATCCAATCTTTCACCTCGGAGGATTCATGTCCCTCTGCCAACGCCACGCTGATCACCGAGGAAACGCCTTCCTTGTGGAACGCCCGCTGGCAGGTGCCCAGCGGCATGAACACGCCGCCGTTTTCAAAACCGTTTTCCAGCCTCACCACGCCCGCCACGCGGTAGTTTCCCTGCCCGAGTTCGATGGTGCCGCCCGCCTTGGCGCTGAGGAAATCCGCCGCCCGTTCGCCGAGCACCACGACATCCTCAC comes from Akkermansiaceae bacterium and encodes:
- a CDS encoding ABC transporter ATP-binding protein, whose product is MSEQNEIIVEDVWKSYDAGRIEVLKGVTLRVRKGEIVALCGSSGCGKSTLLNVISGLEEVDKGLVRVAGRDVVDEATRIGLLRHRIGYVFQMHHLMPDLTLAENCMVPVIAAGGKRAEGLARLRELAETTGVAHRLGQRVRELSGGERQRGALCRALMNDPEILLCDEPTGALDESNRGKVFDLLLDLVRSRGRTLVLATHDAELASRCDRTVRMRDGRMEDLT
- a CDS encoding ABC transporter permease, with the protein product MSLWRMIFTNLRRHRVRTAIGAAGIALGVATMLSVVGLLGGAVKMFERILESDAEMVVFEKNVSDLFFSNVPVEVAVELEKQPFVKEARPVLFSIIAAPERPVVTCFGIEVSDPRIGKGEWLSGSADDFIEGEDVVVLGERAADFLSAKAGGTIELGQGNYRVAGVVRLENGFENGGVFMPLGTCQRAFHKEGVSSVISVALAEGHESSEVKDWMEQNHGRLTALENEEFSRSYSQFRIMKTTAWVVGGCAFLLGGLSVTNTMILSVFGRIKELAIARVCGFSRGQVARMIFGESLLVSAIGTALGWGLSVGGFVCARAVPQLQGYIEPRVGWMEVGGALLLAVVTALAGALYPAWYAANLKPAEALRFE